Part of the Benincasa hispida cultivar B227 chromosome 12, ASM972705v1, whole genome shotgun sequence genome is shown below.
GTAACACACTTTGCAAATGAAATGAGAATAACAAAAAGTACCATAATATAGAATATTTCTAATACCTATCACATTACCTACTATTCACATCTATTATTTAACATcacattaaataatttattaatttattattcataAATAAGGATAATActgaaaaaaatttcaaattttcccaCCTCTCTAGGCAGTTCTACACTTTCCATTTGCTATACGTCATCAGGCTGACGAACTCTGCCTACGTAGGTGATGAGGTAATTCCCCTCTTTGTTCTGTTTCAACAACTTTCCCTTTTCTTTGATTGCCACTTTCTGTCCATTGtgtgaaaaaaagagaaaagaaaaaaaaaacaaatctcaTACCTAACTTATGCATGTGTGGATgcattaaattttgtttttattaactTGTTAcactatatttatttttaccctaggattctccaatttttttttatatccagCCATCTCGATTAATTCAACAGGATAATATATCCAGTCTTACAATATTTAAATGTCAAGAAAACTCGTAATATATTATTCAATAGCAAAAAATTGGTCACCATGGATTGAACACAtaattttttagttctcaattTACTACTAGGTCAATCATAGTGGTTATTAGTAAAACTATTATAAATAAACCAATTCATAGATCTATGAATAATATATAAGTTTCAGgaatatacagttataatagcaaccAAATAACAATTTACATATATAAGGAATCGAAGTAATTTTTGCTTCAAATAATAGTAATTCGTATATATTTTGGTTGTCCATCGATCCAATTTGGAGAGTAGACTTGAGCAACTTTTTCTAAGTTATTTAAAGCCTTTGGAGTTATCTTAAATGGTAAAATGGTGTCAAATGCAACGAAAGTAAGTTGTTTGATGACTTGCTATTACTTATTTAGACcgtttggataattatttagTCCTTATTTTGTAACCATCTCGCTTttgattattaatttttgtaaattatatctattTTTTCACCATTGCTTCACaatgatttttatcttttattattatttgtttttaatgtaTGAGAAACGTTTGGATTCATACTCAATTTCCTAAAATCAAGACTGAgttttaaaaagtaataaaaagaggttctaattaaacatttattttgttttagaattcaACATCACCTTATGTCTCATTTAATAAtcagtttattttattttttatttttggtatttgaaatttatgtttgatttctTACAATTTCTTTACAATAATTTTTACTACTTCTATCTAAGCACTTGAATTCTAaagtaaatttcaaaaacaaaaactattcccttaaaagaataatttgattaattttcaaatcttagcttaattttataagatatttttaaaaaatagacaacaaaacaaagaaatcaatATATGAAGTAATATTcacaagtttaatttttaaactaaaaataaaaaaccaaataattatccaacaaaactaaaaaaaaaaagagaatattaTATAGAAATTAGATAAAAACAAGCACAATATTCTAAAACCATATATTATCACAAAGCCTAATTAATGATTACCACAAAGTTAAAAATTCAAAacgtttaaaagaaaattgaagctaATAAATATTTTGAGTTGATGAGAAAATATCACCAATCATTTTTAACAACTATATAAACGAGGGAAtaaacatctttattttgtttatttattattctttttttcaattttgcttGTTATAATTTGAAGAGAACCACTAAAAATATTCACGAATAAATTCCCACATCCTAAAAAATTCTTGCCCCTTTATCTTTTTCCTCACAAAACATGAGCAAAAATACCTATATCCCATAACAATTATTGGACATGGGAGATACAACGTGCGTTCCATATTATATGATGCAGatttgataaataattattatcctTCTGTTCGTCgacaaggaaaagaaaaaaaagtagttaaaGTATTATCCTCTCATATATATtcgaaatttattttataatttatctttaattcaTATTTTCCATGTGATTTTTGTCATGTTCGGAAGTGGTTCTGAaatagttaaaaatatttttatcaatctCAAATGTGTTTTCAGTCATTCATAACTGATTATGATGAGATATGATTATTGAATtgaaaagtgtaaaattaaatattaaattaattttgaatcattaaAAACGTGTTCTAGAATGATTTCTTTCAACATGTTTGGATATTTATGTCACATGCTTTTTAAGAAATTTTCAAAGGATAATCCAAAAAGGCATTAGTTTAAGTCAAGCAcgcttaattttgaaatttctatcAATGAACATTTCGTTAATATAGATAGTTAACTACTgattgtttaaaatttgttcaTATAATCATGATTTGTCATTTATTGCATAGCCTTGATTCATTCATTTAccttttttctattaaaaaaccACTCACATGCTCTCCAATTTTTAGGTTTCGATAGTCCTCGAACCACGTCTTTATTGGTTCTCAAtgaactttttatatttatatcaaatgcatATGTAAAAGTTcataaaaaggaagaagaaactaTTAAATAGAATTAAAAGTAAAACAACTTATTAGACAAGTATATGGGCATGTTAGGCTtaataacttttcaagtgtttaaattttgttttttaagcaATTAAATTAAAGGGCATTCACAATAATTTAAGTTtgagattttctttttaatattcgTTTGTTTGTTTGTCCTATATTGATTAAGTAAAGGAGAAGATTGTGGATATACAAGCGAGGGACaatattttcattgatataagtCTTTCTTAGTGAAATTAGAAGTAAAGCCATGAGGGTTTGTGGAGGTATTTCGTTTTTAACAAGTAGTATCAAAGTTATGCCCCTATACCTATGACTTATAGAATCTTAGAGTATTGAACAAAAAAATTGACCCTAAAAAAAAGTCATGGCTGGTGATTCATGGTTGAGGTTCGATGTAGTCTGCCTTAATTGACTTGGATAAGAGTTAGACAAATTGATGGCTACTTTAGGGTAGACTCAAGTCATACATTTTGAGAGGAGGataattattgaaaatgtaATTAAAGTCTCACACTGGACTTAGATGTAAAATGTAAGATAATGAATATATAAGTGAGAGACAATATTTTTATTCGTATGAAATCTGTTTGTAAGTGTGAAgcgaaaagaaatcaaaatcaaattgaacAATTACAGGACATTTTGTAATTATGTGTGTCATTAACATATTCCCTTAATTAGGAGTTTCATTTTGCCACCATATATTGCCATAGAAAGAAACATTGCTTTTGCATTTGTACTCAAGATTTCTCATTATAAAAATGGGAGAAATCATCCAAGACCTCCAAGAACTAAAAAAGAGCTAAGAAGAATTTTATCTTTTCCATGATGGAACCTCACGTCCTATTCGTAGCATTAGCCACACACGGCCACTTCAACCCAGGCCTCCACTTAGCCAACATCCTCTCCCACAGCGGCGTTCACGTGACGTTCGCCACCTCCGCCTCCGTCCTCCAGCGTGTCCCGAAACTCCCCTCCTCCCCACGCCTCTCCTTCGCCTTCTTCTCTGACGGCCAAGACGATGGTTTCAAACCCGGCAACGACGTTGTTCCATTCCTCTCCCAATTCGAGTGCCAAGCCTTCAAAGCCATCCATGATATCATCCTCAATTCCAAAGCCAATGGAAAACCATTCTCTTTCGTTCTTTACTCTTTGCTCACTCCATGGATGGCCGACGTCGCCCGCTCTTTCAACCTCCCCACCGCTCTCTTTTGGAACCAATCCGCCGCCGTTTTCGCCATTTACTATCATTTCTTCAATGGCTATAGAGACCTTATTCAAAATTCCTTCTCTTATCCTTGCGTTAACATTAACTTGCCTGGCCTCCCTTCATTGAACTCTAAACAACTTCCTTCCTTATGCGACCCAACAAACTCCAACTCTTTTGTTCTAAAACTCTTTGAATCCCACTTCCATGTCCTCAAACAAGAACcccaattgaaaattttgatcaaTACCTTCAACGAGCTTGAACACGACGTTTTGAGAGCTAATAACATGGGGAATTTAATCCCCATTGGGCCCGTGTTGCCCACTAAAGACATCGAACAactcaataataaaaaaaacttgggTATGTTCAAAGCTGCACCCAACAGTTACGGTCCATCTTATAGTTTGGATGAATCTAAATATTTCTCATGGCTAAATTCAAAGGCGAAATCTTCTTTAGTGTACGTGTCGTTTGGGAGCATTGCCACAGTATCGAAGGCACAATTGGAGGAGATTGGGAGAGGGTTGTTGGATTATGGTGGGGAATTTTTGTGGGTGATGAGGAAAATGGCTCATGGGAATGAAAGAGACATGTTGAGCTGCCTAGATGAGCTTGAGGCCAAAGGAAAGATAGTTGCATGGTGTTCACAATTGGAGGTCTTGTCGAACCCGGCAACTGGGTGTTTCTTGACGCATTGCGGGTGGAATTCTTCGATGGAAAGCCTCGTGTGCGGGGTGCCGGTGGTGGCGTTTCCACAGTGGACGGACCAAGGGACCAATGCCAAGATTATTGAGGACTTGTCAAAGAGTGGTGTGAAGTTGAGAGTGAATGAAAATGGCATCGTTGAGAGAGGAGAGATCAAGAGATGCTTGGAAATGGTAATGGGGAAGGGAGATGAAGGGGAAAGTTTTAGAAGAAATGCCCAGAAATGGAAGGAATTGGCCAAGAAAGCTACCACTAAGGGAGGTTCTTCCTACCTCAATATCAGGGGTTTTATTGATGAACTTTAATTTGCCAACGatgaaaataattattgccAAGAGTTGATGGAGATCAtgtatcattttttattataaagtgggtcaacctttttaaacaataatatatattgtTGGTCTTTCATTACAATATTGCGTGTGGCAATCAATTTTTTGAGATTATTGAATTTCTTTTGATAAAGAATACTGTGGGATAATATGTCTTGTGGATGTATGACACTCTTATGACCAATCACAAGGTTTTGGACTACATTGATGTCCCATCACTAAGAAAGTATTGCACTAGAATTGGAAAGTTGTGAAATGTGTAGAACGAGCATGGGTCCGTTAGTGTTAGTTACGGGCTCAAATCAACGTCAATCGTCAATCGTCAATTTATcgattttttaatatgatccatgtttcttaaTCTTGGAGTGAGACCACACTTGTCGATCGATTTTGGTCGATTTGTGTACTCAAGGAACTAAACATCAAAATGTTAGGCAAACTAAATAGGAAAATAAGAATATTGGtgagaataaagaaagaaaaagtgaaAAAGGGCCACCAGAATTAAGATGTAAAAATGGAGAAGAGAAGACTAAGAAGATAAGAAGGGGGGAGAGGATTGGAAAGCATGGCGGAAAAgataagataaaagaaaaaaaatggaagaaaagagGAGGAGGGTACAAGATGACAAACAAACAAGTTTAATTCTTTTCGATAAAATAATGTGAAGAAGACTGTGGTGCGTTTAgagttctaattttttttcttcactattaaTTGATTTTGTTGATTTCAATCTTTTTTGAGCTTGTTTACCGATCGACTTATACCATTAAATCGACCACGTGAATTCATTTCGATTGATTTTTGTCTGCCAACTcgatttttcaattattgttgCTCACTCATAGGAATGCGTACATTTTTGTTTCCAAATTTATGAGATATTTTGATATCTCATACCACccattattttttctaatctACATGCTTTATTATGATAGTCACAATTATTGTTTCAAGTCAACTTCGattgaaaatgatatttaaatgattaaaaaatcaattttatcatattcaAAACTACTTCACCATATGATtttaatccttcaaaattcattttaattacaTGGAAATTTGTGCAAAAagtataaaatcaaatattggaaatgattttgaataaataaaGGCATGCctttttaaaaatgatgttCAACATGACAAAGTGACTTTATCGGTTTCAAAAGTATTTGTAAACATCCATATTGAACAATAAATATGTAACAATAGATTTGTGaactattataaaattataggtGTGTTCCTATTATATCGatagaaatgaaattttgacCAATCAAATATTGCCACTTGTTTATTGCATTATGTCAGCTAGTCCAATCAAATTGTGTCACTTATGGAATAAGGACATTGCTACCGTAAATATTGTTTTGTAGTCCTCAATTAACTATAGTCAACACAAAATCTTCATGtattatttactatttgttatagtttttactattttacattcatattttttcttttataatttgctataatatttattattttcttcttaaactaagatagtttacacctcaaatacatattatttaatcctaaaataatctacatctcaaacacaaactattataatccaactataataacctagaattataataaccaacttcttGTCACAAACATGCTCTCAGTGATTAGATTTAAAGTTAACCAGTATTTTACCATGTGCAATgcatgtatgttttaattaaaaatcaaaatagatatttttttcctaataattcaaataaaatattatttaatagatTTACTTAAAAATTACTGAAGAGTcattttatatgtttttataatatattactaTGTTATGGCTTATGGAAATACAATTTTAACgtaacttatttacaaataatttttttattaatttaattactaattttcatttatagaaatatatttattatttaattttcaagtaaaaattaatattgttataataatatacatttttatttaactGCTCTGTTACTACATATGATGCACGTAATagtatttttactttattttctattataataaGGAACcacattattatttattataaattactACATATTATAactcaataaacttatttttatgaTCAATATATAGtgtaaatctaaaaatataatattataaatcatcattattattaacaaaaatatgttaaaattttaaatttacaaatatcTAGAGTTAgctttgatttatatataaataattatatgaaattttttataatgacAGAAACATAATATCTAAGATATGTATTTTCTTTAATTGGTCAATTCTTTTTATAGTTCACAtgctttaattttataattttctttaaataaatctttcaaattgtgaaaatgaatataataaa
Proteins encoded:
- the LOC120067789 gene encoding phloretin 4'-O-glucosyltransferase-like, which encodes MMEPHVLFVALATHGHFNPGLHLANILSHSGVHVTFATSASVLQRVPKLPSSPRLSFAFFSDGQDDGFKPGNDVVPFLSQFECQAFKAIHDIILNSKANGKPFSFVLYSLLTPWMADVARSFNLPTALFWNQSAAVFAIYYHFFNGYRDLIQNSFSYPCVNINLPGLPSLNSKQLPSLCDPTNSNSFVLKLFESHFHVLKQEPQLKILINTFNELEHDVLRANNMGNLIPIGPVLPTKDIEQLNNKKNLGMFKAAPNSYGPSYSLDESKYFSWLNSKAKSSLVYVSFGSIATVSKAQLEEIGRGLLDYGGEFLWVMRKMAHGNERDMLSCLDELEAKGKIVAWCSQLEVLSNPATGCFLTHCGWNSSMESLVCGVPVVAFPQWTDQGTNAKIIEDLSKSGVKLRVNENGIVERGEIKRCLEMVMGKGDEGESFRRNAQKWKELAKKATTKGGSSYLNIRGFIDEL